TTTATTTTTAGATAATAGCCAAGATGTCGCTTTCGCGCATCATCAAGTAATCCGTGCCTTCTAATTTCAACTCCGTTCCAGCGTATTTTCCGTAAAGAACGGTATCTCCTACCTTGACCGTGACTTTTTCATCTTTTGTTCCAGGTCCAACAGCAACTACTTTACCTTTTTGTGGTTTTTCTTTTGCGGTGTCCGGAATGTAGATTCCTGAAGCCGTTTTGGTTTCAGCTGCCATAGGTTCTATAAGAACTCTGTCTGCCAGTGGTTTAATATTAACTTTAGCCATAATAGTATGAATTTATAATTGATTTTTTAGTTTGACGATTAATAGTCAGAAATTATGCCATTGCACAAAACCTGACATATTTAATGAAAAAATGCCAGCTTAGTGACAAGCTGGCATCTATACAATTCTATTGTACACTGTTTTATATACTATCCGTAGGAGTAGTATCGGGAGTTACTTCCGGTGTCACTTCTTCGGGTAAGGTTTCTGGAACAACCGTTTCAATATCGTCTCCTTGTAATAATTTAGAATCAGCGTCACCAAAATTACCTTTGAGTGCAATGTTAGATGCTAATATCAAAAGAACCAATAGCCCTGCAAGGGTCCATGTGCTTTTGTCTAAAAAGTCTCCTGTCTTTTTAACACCACCAACAACTTGGTTGCCGCCACCGCCAAAAGAGGAAGATAAGCCTCCACCTTTAGGGTTTTGCACCATAATTACCAAGACAAGCAAAAAGCAAACGATGATAATTAGAATCAGGAATATTGAAAATGTACTCATTATACTTAGCTATTTTCGCGTTTAATTTTTTCTACCGCTTTAATTCGGTCTGCAAAGAAACCACTTTTTTCCGGATATTTCAAACTTAAAATTTTGTAAGCTTGGATGGCATTTTTATACTTTTTCTGTTCTAAATAAACCCTGGCAAGCGTCTCTGTCATTAGTTCGTTCTTGTCTAATTTAGAAGAATTGGCAACAGCGGCTGACTGTGGAATATTGTCTTTGGGAACTATTTTAGGATTAGTGGCTATAAACGTATCTATTCTATCGAACTTACTTTGCTTTTCATCTTTTTTCAAGACTTCTTCCTCAGTTTTCTCTTCCGGGAGTTCTTTGGCTGGCAATTGGTTTCTGACTATTGGTTTCTTTGCCGTTAATTGTAGCCATTCCGTAAACGAATACTTTTCTTTTTTGTCAAACGGCAGCGGTTTTCCTATTTCTAAGGTATCCGCTTCGTTTTTAGGTTTCTCTTTCGCCTTAAAAAGTGCGGGGTCTAATATTTGCTCTGCATCGTTTTTGTCCTGAGGTAGCGGTTTATCGGCTGAGTCCTCGATAAGAGGTTTCTCTTCCTTCTTTAATACTTCTTCTGTAATAACCTGTTTGTTGAAAGTATCATCATGTAAGAAATCTTTGGAGGTTATAAAATCAAAAAGAACGTCTCTGTCCGTTGTGTAGGCAGCGGTAATCTTAAGTGCCTTGTTGTATTTGTAGCTATTAAGGTTTTTAAGTCCTTTTAAATGTAGTGCTCTGGCCGATTGAAAATAGGGGTACTCCTCTAAAATGTCTTCCAGCTGTTTTGTCTGCAACGGGTCTACCACCTTATTAGGGTGTTCCAAAAAATAGGTAAAATCGGAGACTTTCATTTTAAAAGTTCAAGTGTCAAATCCTAATTAAAGTTAATCTATGCTCTTAAGGATTTGTAACATTTATATTCCTTGATTTAGTGGTTTACGTTTTTATTTACCAATCTGCAAGTGAAGCGTTGAAAATATCTTGGGTGATTCGTTCAAAAATAACTTCGTGTGCTTCGCTTTTCACTGCGGCAAGTTGTGCGTCCGCTGGGTAGTCAAAAAAGAAGGAAAAGCTTTGGTCAAAATCGGCATCTTCCTTGGTATTATTGTAAAATCTACATTTAACCCTAACGGACAACCTGTTCTGGGCAGCGGTCTGTTGGGCGGTAGCGGTCATGGGAGAAATTCTATATTCCGTTATTTCGCCTTCGTACAGTAAATCTGCATCTCCGTTGTTTACCAAATCCAGGCTTGTTTGGTTCAGGATACGGTCTTGAAGTGCCAAGGTAAAATCCCTATCCATTCCGGGTTCAAAAGTAGAACCGGGACTTTGCGTAGCGTAATTTTGAAAGTAGTTTACCTGAAATGTAGTTGCTGTCCCCACATTACCACCTGTAAAATTATAGATGCCGCATCCGTTCAATAATAAGATGGATAGGAAAAGGGTGTAAATGGAAATTTGTTTTTTCATCGATACTATTTTGAAAACCCTTAAAGGTCGTACTGTTTTATCTTTCTGTACAAGGTACGTTCTGAAATTCCGAGTTCGGAGGCGGCCGCTTTTCTTTTTCCCTTATTTCTCTCAAGTGATTTCTTGATCAGTTCAATTTCTTTTTCCTGTAAAGATAGGGTTTCCTCTTCTTCGATTTCCTCCGCAAAATGATATTTGTCTTCTTGCGCTACGGGCGCATATGGCTTTTCAATTGCTGGTTCCGGTAATTGTAACACATTGAGTGAGGTTGTTTCTTGAGTCTCGATTTCTTCGTCCTCTTCCCCGTATATCTTGCGGATTAGATTTTCGTTTTCCTCTTGGACTTTTTGAGAATCGTTGTTCTTTAAAAGCTCCATGGTCAGTTTCTTCAGGTCGTTTAGGTCCCCCTTCATGTCAAAAAGAACCTTGTAAAGAATTTCTCGTTCGTTACTAAAGTCGCTCTCCGACTTTGAACTGTTCACTACCGCAGGCAAATTATTCCCTTGACTGTTGGGCAAATAACTATGCAGTGTAGCGCCAGAAATTGCCCTGCCCTCCTCAAGGACGGAAATCTGTTCAGCTATGTTTCTGAGTTGTCTTATGTTTCCCGGCCACCTGTATTTAAGTAATAGTGCTACAGCGTTCTCGTCTAACCTAATAGTAGGCATTTTATACTTTTGGCCAAAGTCCGAAGCAAACTTTCTGAACAGCAGGTGAATATCTTCCTGTCTTTCACGCAAAGGCGGAATATTTATTTCCACAGTGCTCAGACGATAGTAAAGGTCTTCCCTGAACTTTTCTTTTTTTATGGCTTCGAACATATTTACGTTGGTAGCGGCAACGATTCGTACATCGGTCTTTTGTACTTGCGAAGAACCTACCTTTAAAAATTCTCCATTTTCCAATACACGTAGGAGTCTAACCTGGGTTGTAAGTGGTAGTTCGCCTACCTCATCTAGAAAAATAGTACCTCCGTCAGCGACTTCAAAATAACCGCTTCTTGTCTGGGTAGCTCCTGTGAAGGCCCCTTTTTCGTGCCCAAAAAGTTCACTATCAATCGTTCCTTCCGGTATGGCGCCACAGTTTACCGCAATATATTTTGCATGCTTTCTATGTGAAAGGGAGTGTATGATCTTAGGAATGGATTCCTTTCCTACACCGCTTTCCCCGGTAACTAGAACTGAAATGTCCGTTGGCGCTACCTGAATGGCTTTTTCCAAAGCCCTATTCAGCTTTGGGTCTTGGCCAATAATCTCAAACCGTTGTTTTATGTTTTGTATACTCTCCATTTATTAGTCTATTAGAGTCATGGGTATTCCTTTTAATTATTATCGGAATAACCTACTGCTTCTCCAATCAGTGTTGCCGATGTACAATCATTAATCTTTATATTCACAAAATCTCCCACCTTATAATTTTCCTTTGGAAAAACTACTACGGTGCTTTGTGAATTTCTTCCCATCCATTCGTTTTCGGATTTTTTTGAAGTACCTTCAATGAGGACTTCCTGTATCTTTCCGAGATGTTTTTCCGTTCTAAACCGGCAATGTTCCCGTTGTAGGGCAATAATCTCGGATAGCCTTCTTTTCTTGACCGGGGCAGGGACATCGTCTTCCATCTTTCTTCCCGCCATGGTGCCGGGTCTTTCAGAATAGGCGTACATATAACCGAAATCGTACTTTACATAATCCAAAGCCTTTAAAGTGTCCTGATGGTCTTCTTCCGTCTCCGTAGGAAATCCAACTATGATATCTTGCGATATACTGCAGTCTGGTATGATTTTTCTGATATTGTCTACCAGTTCAAAGTATTCTTCGATAGTATGAAGCCGGTTCATTTCTTTTAGAATACGATTACTGCCACTTTGTACGGGCAAATGCACATGATTACAAATGTTATCAAATTTTGCCATGGTTTCAATAACGTCCAAAGTCATGTCCTGTGGGTTGGATGTTGAGAAACGAATACGCATTTTAGGATGCGCTTGCGCTACCATTTCCAATAATCTAGCAAATCTCACCGCTGTGGCTTTCTGCATTTTGGTTGCCTTTTCAAAACCTTTTTTGAGTCCTCCGCCGTACCACAAATAACTATCCACATTTTGACCAAGAAGGGTAATTTCCTTGAAGCCTTTATCCCATAATGTTGCAATTTCTGCAAGAATGGATTGTGGGTCGCGACTACGCTCCCTTCCTCTGGTAAACGGAACAACACAAAAGGTACACATGTTATCACATCCTCTTGTAATGGATACGAAAGCAGTAACACCGTTTGAATTTAAACGTACGGGAGCGATATCTCCATAAGTTTCGTCCTTGGAAAGGATAACATTTACAGCGTCCCGGCCAGAATCAACTTCCTTGATCAGATTGGGAAGGTCTTTGTAGGCGTCCGGCCCCACCACCATGTCCACTATTTTTTCCTCATCTAGCAATTTATCCTTTAAGCGTTCTGCCATACAGCCCAGAACGCCCACTTTTAAATGGGGGCGTAATTTTTTTGCGGCATTATATTCCGTTAATCGCTTTCTTATGGTCTGTTCTGCCTTATCCCTTATAGAGCAGGTGTTTACCAAAACCAAATCTGCATCGGCAAGGGTTTGGGTAGTATTGAAGCCTTCTTTTGCCAAGATGGATGCAACAATTTCACTGTCGGAAAAATTCATCGCACAGCCATAACTTTCAATAAAAAGTTTACGGCCGTTCTGCACCGAATTTTCAAGCTTTAATGTTGTACCCTGTTTAGTTTCATCTATTGTCTTCTCCATATATGCCAAACTTCTTCTACGTCCCTGTACTTTTAAATGTGTCGTTTAGACGTAGCGGATAACAAAGATAATACTATATTCAAAAATGTGACAAGTTGGCAGTTTATTTAGTGTAATTTTAAGCTTTGAACTAAGATGCTTAAATTTATTTAAATTAA
This genomic window from Maribacter sp. MJ134 contains:
- the secG gene encoding preprotein translocase subunit SecG, encoding MSTFSIFLILIIIVCFLLVLVIMVQNPKGGGLSSSFGGGGNQVVGGVKKTGDFLDKSTWTLAGLLVLLILASNIALKGNFGDADSKLLQGDDIETVVPETLPEEVTPEVTPDTTPTDSI
- the miaB gene encoding tRNA (N6-isopentenyl adenosine(37)-C2)-methylthiotransferase MiaB, with amino-acid sequence MEKTIDETKQGTTLKLENSVQNGRKLFIESYGCAMNFSDSEIVASILAKEGFNTTQTLADADLVLVNTCSIRDKAEQTIRKRLTEYNAAKKLRPHLKVGVLGCMAERLKDKLLDEEKIVDMVVGPDAYKDLPNLIKEVDSGRDAVNVILSKDETYGDIAPVRLNSNGVTAFVSITRGCDNMCTFCVVPFTRGRERSRDPQSILAEIATLWDKGFKEITLLGQNVDSYLWYGGGLKKGFEKATKMQKATAVRFARLLEMVAQAHPKMRIRFSTSNPQDMTLDVIETMAKFDNICNHVHLPVQSGSNRILKEMNRLHTIEEYFELVDNIRKIIPDCSISQDIIVGFPTETEEDHQDTLKALDYVKYDFGYMYAYSERPGTMAGRKMEDDVPAPVKKRRLSEIIALQREHCRFRTEKHLGKIQEVLIEGTSKKSENEWMGRNSQSTVVVFPKENYKVGDFVNIKINDCTSATLIGEAVGYSDNN
- a CDS encoding LptE family protein translates to MKKQISIYTLFLSILLLNGCGIYNFTGGNVGTATTFQVNYFQNYATQSPGSTFEPGMDRDFTLALQDRILNQTSLDLVNNGDADLLYEGEITEYRISPMTATAQQTAAQNRLSVRVKCRFYNNTKEDADFDQSFSFFFDYPADAQLAAVKSEAHEVIFERITQDIFNASLADW
- the groES gene encoding co-chaperone GroES, with protein sequence MAKVNIKPLADRVLIEPMAAETKTASGIYIPDTAKEKPQKGKVVAVGPGTKDEKVTVKVGDTVLYGKYAGTELKLEGTDYLMMRESDILAII
- a CDS encoding sigma-54 interaction domain-containing protein gives rise to the protein MESIQNIKQRFEIIGQDPKLNRALEKAIQVAPTDISVLVTGESGVGKESIPKIIHSLSHRKHAKYIAVNCGAIPEGTIDSELFGHEKGAFTGATQTRSGYFEVADGGTIFLDEVGELPLTTQVRLLRVLENGEFLKVGSSQVQKTDVRIVAATNVNMFEAIKKEKFREDLYYRLSTVEINIPPLRERQEDIHLLFRKFASDFGQKYKMPTIRLDENAVALLLKYRWPGNIRQLRNIAEQISVLEEGRAISGATLHSYLPNSQGNNLPAVVNSSKSESDFSNEREILYKVLFDMKGDLNDLKKLTMELLKNNDSQKVQEENENLIRKIYGEEDEEIETQETTSLNVLQLPEPAIEKPYAPVAQEDKYHFAEEIEEEETLSLQEKEIELIKKSLERNKGKRKAAASELGISERTLYRKIKQYDL